One Citrus sinensis cultivar Valencia sweet orange chromosome 5, DVS_A1.0, whole genome shotgun sequence genomic window, aaattttttaaggatattttgacaaagaaaagaagactTGGAGAGTTTGAAACAGTTGCTCTAACACAAGAGTGCAGCCGAATGCTTCAGAGTAAGATACCACAAAAGATGAAGGATCCAGAAAGCTTCACAATCCCATGCTCCGTAGGCACTAAATACAGTGGCAAAGCACCTTGTGATATGAAGGCTAGCATCAATCTCATGCCTTTATCAATGTTTAAGCAATTGGGAGTTGGTGAATGTAGACCAACAACAGTGGCTTTACAACTTGCTGATAGATCTCATGTATATCCAGAAGGGAACATTGAAGATGTGTTGGTGAAggtggataaatttattttttcggtGGATTTTATTGTGCCAGACTTTGAGGCAGACAAAGAAGTGCCAATCATTCTAGGAAGACCTTTCTTAACCACGGGAAAGACTTTAATTGATGTTTAAAAAGGAGAATTAACCATGAGGGTGAATGGCCAACAAGTTACATTTAATATGATGGATGCCATGAAGAGTCCCAATGGGATTGAAGATTGTAATTTTACCAGTGTTGTGGACTTTTTTGTAGCAGAGAGATTACACAGTTGCTGCAGTaaggaagaaatcaatgttgtaacatttgaagaacttgatgatgaagatcGTGGAGCAGCTAACATAGCATGGTTAGGGGAGAAGTAACCCTTCAGAACTGACAAGCAAATCCAGCAAACGAAACTCACTCCAAACCAACAAGAATTCAGGGTTAATGAGCTGAGAGTGAAGCACTATATAGGAGCTAATGTGAATAGCCTACATAATGATCAATTGTTGAAGGATCCAGGTTGAGAAAACAAGAAAGGTTAGGCTAAAAGACCTAAAATCAAGCGCTAATTAGGAGGCAACCCAATAAGGGAAGTTGTTTTAAGTCTTTAAAgtattaaatttagtttttaaattatttaatttgtcttttgttattttaagtgtgcatctaattttttatctttgtgtTAAATTGCAGCAAGTAAAAAAAAGTAGCAAAAAAGggcaagtaaaaaaaatgtgggCAAAAAGAGCAGGAGGGAATTGTTGCAGCATCACTTACAGTATGACATATAACAGAAGATTCTCAAACAAAAGAGGCATTTCTTGCTTTTGCAGCAACAAATTGATTGATGAGATTTTATGATAAGGAGCGTTTTAGAAGTGGATCAAAGAAGAAGTGACCCTTTACAGCTTGTGCTTCAACAATGCCTCGAGCAACAGCGGAGTACCCCTACCCGCtagtttattttacttctttctccaaaactttttctttcatttagttttaattttttgattcattatgcatatctttttatttagtgtATGCATGTCTGATTTAtgtggttttgttttgtgtgcttgtgaggacacaacaCCACTTAGGTTTAGGGAGGTTGTGTTTCTGAGTGCAAGTGTTTATGcttgtgttgtgtgttgtGTGAAGCTCTATTgtctaatatttgtgtatggatttgaaaacctaatgaagataaattaagtattattcaatatttatgaGAATGTCAAGTAGGGATAGTTATAGATGGAGGTTGAAATTATGTCCCAACACTTAGACTTTGATTGAGTTTTATGAGAATGCTGTAGCAGAGCTaggaaaactaaaaaaaaagtagaaaatatctcaagtttggaggaaaatttttgttggacTGTGCCtcttatgaaataaattatgctTCAATGGCTTaagttgctgagtaaccagGGTAGAGTATGTACCCTATATGCAGACTTAAGTCCAAAGGCAACAAGAGCTATGAGCAGTGCCAcatcaattatatataaaaaaagcaaaaaaaaatgatgaaggaattaaaaataaaggggTTTGCTGCCTAGGATACTGAGTAACctggtctgttcatgagccccatgttcagccttgagtcAAAGGCGTCTAAAGGTAAGACCTAGATATAGCATCCTGGATGTATTGCTGCAACAACTCTAACATATACTTTGAgtgagtaattgggtgtcGTCATTACAAGTGATAGGCATTCACATGAAAGTTCAATGTTGCATTGAAgggtttaattaaaaaataataattatgtttgttGTAGCACAGTTTGAGTTTATTTATGAATTCTGCTCCCCcatatgtgaatatatt contains:
- the LOC127902214 gene encoding uncharacterized protein LOC127902214, with amino-acid sequence MEALEQMPNYTKFFKDILTKKRRLGEFETVALTQECSRMLQSKIPQKMKDPESFTIPCSVGTKYSGKAPCDMKASINLMPLSMFKQLGVGECRPTTVALQLADRSHVYPEGNIEDVLVKVDKFIFSVDFIVPDFEADKEVPIILGRPFLTTGKTLIDV